The DNA window GAGCGCGTGATAGCAGACGATATCGCATACCTGGAAAATATTTTCAACTGGCATCTGTCGACTGCTACCTACGCCTTTGCCCGGAAACGTTACGACTGTCCTGAATACGAGGAAGCCTGGAAAAATATCACCGAAAGGTTTGCCCGTAAAATAGCGCGGCTGAACGTTAGTCCATCGTCATAACCAGTTTACGGCCATAGGTCTGATTATTCTCCATCAGCAGGTGTGCCTGCTTCACAGTATCAGCGCTTAAACTGCCTACCACCTGTACGGCAGGAGGGGTGACTATCTGATCGTTGATCAGTGCGGTGAGCTGTTGCAGGTTTTGTCCGTACCATTCGACCTTGCCTGCTGCCATATACGCGTAGTTGGAGATGTTCAGGACATGGCAACCTTTGTCGAACAGCAGTTCCCGTGTGCGCTCAGTACCCAGAAAGGTGATGTCCGCATAGTTTTTGTTGAGCCCTAGCACTTCCGCCGCTGTTTCCGAAATACTTCCTCCTACGATATCCACGGCCCAATCGAAAAAACGCTGTCCGTTGGCGGCCAGTATCTGCTGTGTCAGATCGGGCTGCCGGTAATCGATGATCTGCGCGGGTTTCAGCCCCAGCTCCTGCAATGCAGCGCTGCTTTGTTCATTGCCTGCTGTGGTGAACAGCTGATCTATATGATGTGCTTTCAGCAGTTTTATCAGGAAACTGCCTACTGCGCCGGCACCACCGGTGATGAATATATGATCCTGCTGCTGTGGCTGCATACGCCGGAAGGTTTGCAAGGCGGTAAGACCGGAAGCCGGGATGGCAGTAGCTGTGCTGAAAGATAAGGATGCCGGCTTGTGCGCCACCATCCGGTAATCGAGGGCGATATGGGTGGCATAGGTACCGTTGGAACCTTTGCTGCCGGCAGCTGCGATCACTTCATCACCAGCCTGGAAGCCCTGAGTGTTTTTACCGGCTGCTATCACGATGCCGGCGAACTCCCGTCCGAGTATAGGAGAATGCATATGCAGACTTTCCCTGCGGCCCTGCCGCATCTGATAATCGATGGGATTAAAGGCAGCGGCTTTTATCGCTATCAACAGCTCATGTTCCTGAAAGGCAGGTATATCAAAGCTGTTCATGCTGAACTGGTCTACATTTCCAAATCCGTTCAATACAATTGCTTTCATCTCAGTAATTTTGGCAAAACTAACCCGATGAGTATCCCGCTACAATAACCGTGAATATTGGGAGTTACTCATTAAAAACTGAGTAGCATGATAAAAGAAACATCCTCCAATGCATCCAACCGGCAGTTCCTGCACAGCGTATGCCGGATCAACGGAGCGCTGGAAACCATTGCTGGCAGATGGAAAGCCCTTATCCTGATACATATTTCAGAACAGCAGAACCGTTTCAGTTTGTTGAAGCAGATGATGCCCACTGTGTCAGATCAGGTGCTGGGCAAACAACTGCGGGATCTGGAAATGGATGGGCTGATTAGCAAAACGATCATCCCGGAAGTGCCGGTACGCGTGGATTACAGCCTGACCCCCAAAGGAGAGGCGTTGTTACCGATACTCGAAGCATTGGCGCATTGGTATAATCCGCGTGGTGTTAGTGAGCAGCAGTAAGTAGTTGCTGTAATTTTTTTTCCTGAAGGATGGTGATGGATTTCCCTTCTGCCGTTATCAGCTGTTGCTGGATGAAGTCCTGCAGTATGCGATAGATGGTTTCATAGGTGGTGCCGGCAAAAGAGGCGAGGTCTTGCCGGTTGATGGTAAATTGTTTGTGCCCGTATACCCGGCTTATTTCCAGCAGAGCGTCCGCCAGTCTGCTTTTCACGTCCATGTGCACGAGGTTGCGCATTTTCTTTTCTGCCTCCTGTAATTCTGCCGCATAAAACTGCATCAGCCGGTAGGTGAGGTCGGGGTTTACTTTAAGAGAGGCTTCAAAAAAAGTATTGTCTATATAACAAACGGTGCAGTCTTCCAGGGCGGTGGCGGATACGGGATACAGGCGTTGTTCGCTGCCAAAGCCACGGTGGCCGAGGATGTCGCCCTTTTTGGCAAAACGGATGATCAGTTCTTTATCTGGTCCCCATTGTTTGTGCACTTTTACTTTCCCATCATACAAAAAATAAATGCCGGTGGCCGGAGCACCTTCCTGGAACAGTGTTTCCCCTTTTTTACAGGCAAGATGCTGACGATGGGCAGCTACCGCTGTCAGCCATTCCGGTATGGAATAGCGGCACAAAAAACATGTCTTCAGATCGCAGGCCCTGGCTTTTTTCATGGTTGCAATAGTAATACTTTTTTGATTTTTCCTGACCAAAAATGCTGTTTAATATGATTTGAATCATATTTTTGTGGTGATTTGAATAGTTTTGACGTTATTTTTTGTTTCATGGATCATATAAATAGGCCTAAAAAGGCTGGAAGTGTATCAAAGAGGGTTTTTTATCTGAGCATGCAGGCATTGCTCAATGCAGTACTGGTAGGTTGTGTAGCCAAAGGGCTGGTATTGCTGATCAGCCTGTTCACCAATCTCTCTTTTTACGGAAAGTTTTCATTTGAAGAGCGGGGTCCTGCAGGTAATCAGCTGGGTTGGGCGGTAGTGCTGGTGCCTATCATCGGTAGTATCATAGTAGGATTGATGGCTCGTTTCGGTAGCAAGGCCATCAGAGGGCATGGCATACCCGAAGCGATGGAAAACATTATTCTGAATGAGAGCCGGATACCGCCGGTGATCACTTTGCTGAAACCATTGTCGGCAGCTATTTCTATCGGTACCGGTGGGCCTTTCGGAGCAGAGGGTCCTATCATCGCCACGGGTGGTGCAATGGGATCTTTTACCGGGCAGGTGATTCATATTTCATCTGCAGAAAGGAAGGTGTTGCTGGCGGCAGGGGCCTGTGCCGGTATGTCGGCGATCTTCGGCAGCCCGCTGGCAGCGATACTGCTGGCGATAGAGTTGTTATTGTTTGAATTTTCTCCCCGTTCAGTCATTCCGGTGGCATTGTCCTGTATTACCGGAGCGGGCATGCACCTGTTGTTGTTTGGTAATGATCCGGTGTTTGCGATGCCGGAAATACCGGTGGTGTCTGACAGGGCGCTGGTGGTATATGTGTTGATGGGCGCCGGTATAGGTGTGGTGGCGGCTTTGGTGTCGCGTTCGGTTTATTGGGTAGAAGATCTTTTTGAGCGGCTGCCGCTGCACTGGATGTGGTGGCCGGCTATTGGCGCGGTGGCGGTAGGTGTGATCGGTTATTTTGCGCCGCATACGATGGGCGTGGGATATGATAATATTAAAACCCTGCTGACCGGTCAGGCTGCGCTGTCGCTGGTAGTTTCGCTTTGTGTACTGAAATATCTTTCCTGGGTAATGTCGCTGGGTAGCGGTACTTCCGGTGGTACACTGGCGCCGTTATTCACTATCGGCGGGGCTTTGGGCGCGCTGATAGGCATAGTGGTACTGCATTGGTTTCCCGGTAGTGATATCAACATAGCCACGGCTGCGCTGATAGGTATGGCAGCGATGTTTGCCGGAGCTTCCCGCGCATTGCTGACAGCGATTGTATTTGCGCTGGAGACAACCGGTCAGCCGCATGGGCTGTTACCGCTGATCGGCGCTTGTACTACTGCTTATTTTGTTTCTTTCTTCCTGATGAAAGGATCGATCATGACCGAGAAGATACGGCGCAGGGGCGTTACTGCACCGGATGAATATACGCCTGACGTATTACAGCAGCTCAATGCGTCAATGGTGCTGGTGCAACCATCGCTGATGGTGTCCGGATCGCTTACGGCTGCGCAGGTGAGCATGCTGCTGGATAATCATTCATATTATCACCGGCATCTGCTGGTAACGGATGCTGCGGGCCGTTTCACGGGTTACCTGGACCGTGAAAAACTCACGGGGCATGATAATACTACAGTAGACAAACTGATGCCTGCCGCTGCTCCTTTTGTATGGGAGGAAGATGATATTACAATGGCGGTGCAGCTGCTGGAGCGTTATCAGCTGAGTGTGCTGGCGGTGATGCGGAAGGAGGAGCTGAGCGGAATGATGACAGCGGATGCAGTATTGCGTGTTTATAGCAGCCGGCAGCGGGAAGCGGCGAGGTATCATTCTGCCTTTTTCGGCAATACCCGGCTGCTCCGGTTGATGGCGAGAGGAAAACGTTTGCTGGCGAGGTAGCCGGCCTGCGTTTTTCCTATGTTGAAATGTGGTATTTTTGCGGTGGAATATACCACCATGCAGCATAAATCATTGACTTCCAGAGAGCGTATTTTACGGTCCCGGAACTTTAAAGAAGGAGCGTTCCAGAATCTAACGCTCACCCCCATCAAAGCGGATGATGTCACTTATTTCACCATGTTGAAAGAGGCGATGAACAGACCGGGCAATGTAAAGCCGGAGGTGCCGTTGCCTGTTGTAAAAGCTCCGCTTCGTGCCGTGTCTGGTTATAAGCCGGTGGTTACCTGGTTTGGTCATTCTTCTTATCTGATACAGATCAAGGGCCTCAATATATTGGTAGATCCCGTTTTCAGCGGCAATGCTTCACCCATGCCTTTCACCGTGAAGGCTTTTCCTGGTAGTGATGCCTATACAGCCGCTGATATGCCGCCTATCGATATACTGATCATCACCCATAACCATTACGATCATCTGGATAAGAAAACGATTGCACAACTGTTGCCTTCCACCAAAGCGATATACACCGGACTAGGGGTAGGCAAGGATATACGTACCTGTGGTAGTTATCCGGCAGACCGCATCACGGAAATGGACTGGTGGGAAACCATACAGATATCTGATGAAGTGTCGCTAACAGCAACGCCTGCACGTCACTTTTCCGGCAGAGGGTTAAAAAGAGGCGGCAGCCTCTGGGCTTCTTTTGTATTACACCTTCACGGCTATACGCTTTTTCTGGGTGGTGATTCAGGATATGATACACATTTTAAGCAGATAGGAGCGGAATACGGTCCATTTGACCTGGCCATCCTGGAATGTGGGCAGTATAACTATGCATGGCCTTTTATTCACATGGCACCAGAGCAAACCGTACAGGCCGCCCTGGACCTGGACGCTAAAGTGCTGATGCCTGTACACTGGGCTAAATTTGTACTTTCTAATCACGCCTGGAATGAGCCACCAAAGCGGGTTACGGCTGCAGCTGCGGAAAAAGGACTGGCCGTCACCACTCCCATGATCGGCGAACAGGTAATCGTCGGCGAAAGTTACCCACACCAGCAGTGGTGGAACCTCTAGTTTACAACAGCCATCCGCTGGCGAAAATTATCAGCATCAGCAGAACCTTTAAGCTTATAACCGCCGCTCGCCGGCAGAAGCTCCCAGGAACCTATAAACTGAATACTGCCATTTCTACTGAACCATGCCCGGGCTGATGAAAAGCCCGGTTGGTACCAGTGAGTCTTTTCTCCGTTTCAAACAACGGCTCCAGATAATCCAGTTGCCCAAAACGGGCCACCAGGTCACTAATCTGCTGACGCGTATTCAGATTGACTGTAATGTTGAGCTGGGCTTCCATAGCCTTTAGCAGATTCCGGTGATACACGAGGTAATTGTCGGGTATGTCTGAATACGCCAGCGCATAATCCACGATACCCTGATTCTGACGGCCTGGTGAACTAAACAGCTGCATGACCAGCACAAATTCTTCATTACTGATATAAGGAATCACACCCTCCAAAATGATAATGGTAGGCTCATCAGCACTATAGCCATGTTGTTTCAGCAGGGCTTCCAGCAAAACAATATCCGTCAGGTCACAATGGACAAACTGCAGTCCCTTTATATGTAATATTTCTTCATAAATTTTTTTCTTCACATCGATATACCCGTTGTCTACCTCTATAATCCGGCTAAGACGCCCCGGATAGGTTTCCAGCAGGTAAAGCGACAGCGGGTCCAGCCCTGCGCCCAGTATCACCATCTGTTGAACGGGAAATTGTTCCATGCGTAACCGGATCGTCTCCCGGATAGCCTGTTTACGATAATATATCATATCTGCGCCAGGTGGATAAGCGCGCGTCATATCGCGCGAAGCCTGGCTTACCTCACTGAAATCTATCGCGTTGATATATGTCTGTTGCAGAGGGCTGCCATACAGGGGTATCGCTTTTTCCAGCACCAAGAGGGAAGTGGCGGGAACTTTTAACTTCTGCGTCATCAGAAATGGTTATTTTTATTAAATCTAAGCCTGATGTGTGCATTGGTCATGCAGTTGAATCCATTACATCTGGCGCGCCTGTAACAGGCCGCCATTAAACAAAAAGTATATACCATTGTTTCATTAGGAATGTCAACAATATAGCATATGCAACAACGTACAGCTTCTCTCAGCAAACTGGAAAAGGATGGAAAACAGATATCACGTTTACCTTTTTCCATCAGAATCTTACTGGAAAATGTATTGCGCAACCACGACAACTTTGCGATCACT is part of the Chitinophaga flava genome and encodes:
- a CDS encoding quinone oxidoreductase family protein, translated to MKAIVLNGFGNVDQFSMNSFDIPAFQEHELLIAIKAAAFNPIDYQMRQGRRESLHMHSPILGREFAGIVIAAGKNTQGFQAGDEVIAAAGSKGSNGTYATHIALDYRMVAHKPASLSFSTATAIPASGLTALQTFRRMQPQQQDHIFITGGAGAVGSFLIKLLKAHHIDQLFTTAGNEQSSAALQELGLKPAQIIDYRQPDLTQQILAANGQRFFDWAVDIVGGSISETAAEVLGLNKNYADITFLGTERTRELLFDKGCHVLNISNYAYMAAGKVEWYGQNLQQLTALINDQIVTPPAVQVVGSLSADTVKQAHLLMENNQTYGRKLVMTMD
- a CDS encoding winged helix-turn-helix transcriptional regulator, with protein sequence MIKETSSNASNRQFLHSVCRINGALETIAGRWKALILIHISEQQNRFSLLKQMMPTVSDQVLGKQLRDLEMDGLISKTIIPEVPVRVDYSLTPKGEALLPILEALAHWYNPRGVSEQQ
- a CDS encoding Crp/Fnr family transcriptional regulator, which codes for MKKARACDLKTCFLCRYSIPEWLTAVAAHRQHLACKKGETLFQEGAPATGIYFLYDGKVKVHKQWGPDKELIIRFAKKGDILGHRGFGSEQRLYPVSATALEDCTVCYIDNTFFEASLKVNPDLTYRLMQFYAAELQEAEKKMRNLVHMDVKSRLADALLEISRVYGHKQFTINRQDLASFAGTTYETIYRILQDFIQQQLITAEGKSITILQEKKLQQLLTAAH
- a CDS encoding chloride channel protein, with the translated sequence MDHINRPKKAGSVSKRVFYLSMQALLNAVLVGCVAKGLVLLISLFTNLSFYGKFSFEERGPAGNQLGWAVVLVPIIGSIIVGLMARFGSKAIRGHGIPEAMENIILNESRIPPVITLLKPLSAAISIGTGGPFGAEGPIIATGGAMGSFTGQVIHISSAERKVLLAAGACAGMSAIFGSPLAAILLAIELLLFEFSPRSVIPVALSCITGAGMHLLLFGNDPVFAMPEIPVVSDRALVVYVLMGAGIGVVAALVSRSVYWVEDLFERLPLHWMWWPAIGAVAVGVIGYFAPHTMGVGYDNIKTLLTGQAALSLVVSLCVLKYLSWVMSLGSGTSGGTLAPLFTIGGALGALIGIVVLHWFPGSDINIATAALIGMAAMFAGASRALLTAIVFALETTGQPHGLLPLIGACTTAYFVSFFLMKGSIMTEKIRRRGVTAPDEYTPDVLQQLNASMVLVQPSLMVSGSLTAAQVSMLLDNHSYYHRHLLVTDAAGRFTGYLDREKLTGHDNTTVDKLMPAAAPFVWEEDDITMAVQLLERYQLSVLAVMRKEELSGMMTADAVLRVYSSRQREAARYHSAFFGNTRLLRLMARGKRLLAR
- a CDS encoding MBL fold metallo-hydrolase; protein product: MLKCGIFAVEYTTMQHKSLTSRERILRSRNFKEGAFQNLTLTPIKADDVTYFTMLKEAMNRPGNVKPEVPLPVVKAPLRAVSGYKPVVTWFGHSSYLIQIKGLNILVDPVFSGNASPMPFTVKAFPGSDAYTAADMPPIDILIITHNHYDHLDKKTIAQLLPSTKAIYTGLGVGKDIRTCGSYPADRITEMDWWETIQISDEVSLTATPARHFSGRGLKRGGSLWASFVLHLHGYTLFLGGDSGYDTHFKQIGAEYGPFDLAILECGQYNYAWPFIHMAPEQTVQAALDLDAKVLMPVHWAKFVLSNHAWNEPPKRVTAAAAEKGLAVTTPMIGEQVIVGESYPHQQWWNL
- a CDS encoding class I SAM-dependent methyltransferase, coding for MTQKLKVPATSLLVLEKAIPLYGSPLQQTYINAIDFSEVSQASRDMTRAYPPGADMIYYRKQAIRETIRLRMEQFPVQQMVILGAGLDPLSLYLLETYPGRLSRIIEVDNGYIDVKKKIYEEILHIKGLQFVHCDLTDIVLLEALLKQHGYSADEPTIIILEGVIPYISNEEFVLVMQLFSSPGRQNQGIVDYALAYSDIPDNYLVYHRNLLKAMEAQLNITVNLNTRQQISDLVARFGQLDYLEPLFETEKRLTGTNRAFHQPGHGSVEMAVFSL